A single region of the Acidobacteriota bacterium genome encodes:
- a CDS encoding Rho termination factor N-terminal domain-containing protein — protein sequence MAKGQRTAEKSRREPALDIRALKEMSISQLSEIAKDLGVEGAAGMRKQELMFKILQAQTEKSGLIFAEGVLECLPDGFGFLRAPEYNYLPGPDDIYVSPSQIRRFDLRTGDTVSGQVRQPKEGERYFALIKVEAVNFEHPEQARNKIFFDNLTPLYPEER from the coding sequence ATGGCAAAAGGACAACGTACGGCGGAGAAATCGCGGCGCGAGCCCGCCCTGGATATCCGCGCTCTGAAAGAGATGAGCATTTCGCAGCTCAGCGAGATCGCCAAGGACCTCGGTGTCGAGGGCGCGGCGGGGATGCGCAAGCAGGAGCTGATGTTCAAGATCCTCCAGGCTCAGACCGAGAAGAGCGGATTGATCTTCGCCGAGGGTGTGCTCGAGTGCCTGCCCGACGGCTTCGGCTTCTTGCGCGCCCCGGAGTACAACTATCTGCCGGGACCGGACGACATCTACGTCAGTCCGAGCCAGATCCGGCGCTTCGACCTGCGCACCGGGGACACCGTGTCGGGCCAGGTGCGTCAGCCCAAGGAAGGGGAGCGCTACTTCGCCCTGATCAAGGTCGAGGCGGTCAACTTCGAGCATCCCGAGCAGGCGCGCAACAAGATATTCTTCGACAACCTGACGCCGCTCTATCCGGAGGAGCG